The Terriglobales bacterium genome contains the following window.
GAAACGCTCCGCCGCCTCGGTCTGGTTCCAGTTGCATTTCTCCAGCATCTCCATGATCACGCGGCGTTCCAGGTCTTCCACGATCTCGAACAGGGTAGCGTCGGGCCGCAGCTCGAGGATGGGGGCGGCCGTGTTCCGCCCGGTGAGGTGGTCGGGCAGCAGGTCCGCCCCGATCACCGGGGTGGTGGAGAGCACGACCGCGCGCTCGATCACGTTCTCCAGTTCGCGCACGTTGCC
Protein-coding sequences here:
- a CDS encoding helix-turn-helix domain-containing protein, with protein sequence GNVRELENVIERAVVLSTTPVIGADLLPDHLTGRNTAAPILELRPDATLFEIVEDLERRVIMEMLEKCNWNQTEAAERFHVPLSTLNQKIKRLNIEIKRKNGR